One Actinomadura viridis genomic region harbors:
- a CDS encoding creatininase family protein, which translates to MASTVRWAETGRQALADQLHDAVVLLPVGATEQHGPHLPTGTDALIADAVCEAAAAQAAPRSPRPLIVAPAIPVGASDHHLPFGGTLSLTPETLSAVLLDLARSIAVQGGRRLILVNGHGGNVGVCHAAAAAAGTRHGLAVGHVDYWRMAEAERDVPVPGHAGEFETSLVLALRPELVGNRPRRDPVPEPPAVPGVDLHTAALWRAIDGYTDRPEAADAATGRHRLDRLVTLLADRIVDIARTL; encoded by the coding sequence ATGGCGTCCACTGTGCGCTGGGCCGAAACCGGTCGCCAGGCGCTGGCCGATCAACTCCACGACGCCGTCGTCCTGTTGCCGGTCGGCGCGACCGAACAGCACGGTCCACACCTGCCCACCGGCACCGACGCCCTGATCGCGGACGCGGTGTGCGAGGCGGCCGCCGCCCAGGCGGCGCCCCGCTCACCGCGCCCGTTGATCGTCGCCCCCGCCATCCCGGTGGGCGCCTCCGACCATCACCTGCCGTTCGGCGGCACCCTCTCCCTCACGCCGGAGACGCTGTCGGCCGTGCTGCTCGACCTGGCCCGGTCGATCGCGGTGCAGGGTGGACGCCGCCTGATCCTGGTCAACGGGCACGGCGGGAACGTGGGGGTCTGCCACGCCGCGGCCGCGGCCGCCGGCACCCGGCACGGCCTGGCGGTCGGCCACGTCGACTACTGGCGGATGGCCGAGGCGGAGCGGGACGTGCCGGTGCCGGGGCACGCCGGCGAGTTCGAGACCTCGCTGGTCCTGGCGCTGCGCCCCGAACTGGTGGGGAACCGGCCCCGCCGGGACCCCGTCCCCGAGCCGCCGGCCGTGCCCGGCGTGGACCTGCACACCGCCGCCCTGTGGCGGGCGATCGACGGATACACCGACCGGCCGGAGGCGGCCGACGCCGCGACGGGGCGGCACCGGCTCGACCGGCTGGTGACGCTGCTGGCCGACCGCATCGTGGACATTGCGAGAACACTGTGA
- a CDS encoding IclR family transcriptional regulator, with protein MPMPEQADAAKSRAPSPAVDRGLTVIERLVTADEEMTLTALAKATRIPLATCASIVYTLEQRGYAARRVVGRSHFWRPTLRLYGLASQLVRKIDLSSVAQPELRALADAVDMPAHIGVLDGATVVYVAKAATAGFIQFDTYPGKVSPFNLTALGRAIAAYLPEDELAPLLTGLVGGRGPAAGDGSAAAFRELLETVRSRGYAVEDQEEQAEVACVAAPFFDAEGRVAGAVGVTGFARDLVDERRDKAAAGVRQVAATVSQRLGCPATALPRPETVF; from the coding sequence ATGCCGATGCCTGAGCAGGCCGATGCCGCGAAATCCCGCGCGCCGTCTCCGGCGGTGGACCGCGGATTGACGGTGATCGAGCGGCTGGTGACCGCGGACGAGGAGATGACCCTCACCGCGCTGGCCAAGGCCACCCGGATACCCCTGGCGACCTGTGCCAGCATCGTCTACACCCTCGAACAACGGGGATACGCCGCCCGCCGCGTGGTCGGCCGCAGCCACTTCTGGCGCCCGACGTTGCGCCTGTACGGCCTGGCCAGCCAGCTCGTCCGCAAGATCGACCTGTCCTCGGTGGCACAGCCGGAGCTGCGGGCGCTCGCCGACGCGGTGGACATGCCGGCGCACATCGGCGTGCTGGACGGCGCCACCGTCGTCTACGTGGCCAAGGCGGCCACGGCGGGGTTCATCCAGTTCGACACCTACCCCGGCAAGGTGTCGCCGTTCAACCTGACGGCGCTGGGCCGGGCCATCGCCGCGTACCTGCCGGAGGACGAGCTCGCCCCGCTGCTGACCGGGCTGGTCGGCGGGCGCGGCCCGGCGGCCGGCGACGGCAGCGCGGCGGCCTTCCGTGAGCTGCTGGAGACCGTCCGGTCCCGCGGCTACGCGGTGGAGGACCAGGAGGAGCAGGCCGAGGTGGCCTGCGTGGCGGCCCCGTTCTTCGACGCCGAGGGGCGGGTCGCCGGCGCGGTGGGGGTCACCGGGTTCGCGCGCGATCTGGTCGATGAGCGGCGGGACAAGGCGGCGGCCGGGGTACGGCAGGTCGCGGCCACGGTGTCCCAGCGGCTGGGATGCCCGGCCACGGCATTGCCACGCCCGGAGACCGTCTTCTAG
- a CDS encoding RidA family protein yields MTADERMAAARASGPPAPGERPSIAPAGRLGSLLVSSGQTAVGADGRLIAEGRVGAEIDLAEARRCAWQCTLNVLDAVRADVGGLERIASTVRLTVYVAGVPEFTDQHLVADAATECLLRVLGPEVGRHARAAIGVAALPTGSPVEVEAVFELA; encoded by the coding sequence ATGACCGCCGACGAACGCATGGCCGCCGCGCGGGCGAGCGGACCGCCCGCGCCGGGCGAGCGCCCTTCCATCGCCCCGGCCGGCCGGCTGGGATCCCTGCTGGTGAGTTCCGGCCAGACCGCGGTCGGCGCGGACGGCAGGTTGATCGCCGAGGGCCGGGTCGGTGCCGAGATCGACCTGGCGGAGGCCCGGCGGTGCGCCTGGCAGTGCACCCTCAACGTGCTCGACGCCGTCCGGGCCGATGTGGGCGGCCTGGAGCGGATCGCCTCCACGGTCCGGCTGACCGTGTACGTGGCCGGCGTCCCCGAGTTCACCGACCAGCACCTGGTGGCCGATGCGGCGACCGAGTGCCTGCTTCGCGTCCTGGGGCCCGAGGTGGGGCGGCACGCCCGGGCGGCGATCGGCGTCGCCGCGCTTCCGACCGGCAGCCCGGTGGAGGTGGAGGCCGTCTTCGAACTGGCCTGA
- a CDS encoding carbohydrate ABC transporter permease, whose amino-acid sequence MSDRPTVRLPRRATLATHVAAIVAVVLCAGPILLVALASFRSDLFSDLSLRPENWTLANYTALLGDPEVLRWITNSLLVGAVVTVLTVVVDVLAAFAFAKMRFPGRAAAFGLLLATLMLPFSVTLLPTYLIASRLGMVDTYYGLIVPAIAGPLGVYLLRQFILKIPESLMDAARIDGASQMRIFRSVVLPLCLQPMAVLSIFVFVANWNSFLWPLLMAQSDELKTITVGMATNNTQFSQNINGTMAMAMLSLLPMAALFLAFQRYFIRGVLAGAFKG is encoded by the coding sequence ATGAGTGACCGGCCGACCGTTCGCCTCCCCCGTCGGGCGACCCTCGCAACCCACGTCGCCGCCATCGTGGCCGTCGTACTGTGCGCCGGCCCGATCCTGCTGGTCGCCCTGGCGTCGTTCCGCTCGGACCTGTTCTCCGATCTCTCGTTGCGGCCCGAGAACTGGACGCTGGCCAACTACACCGCGTTGCTCGGTGACCCTGAGGTGCTCCGCTGGATCACGAACAGCCTCCTGGTCGGGGCGGTCGTCACCGTGCTCACCGTGGTGGTCGACGTACTGGCGGCGTTCGCGTTCGCGAAGATGAGGTTTCCGGGCCGTGCCGCCGCGTTCGGTCTGCTGCTGGCCACCCTGATGCTGCCGTTCTCGGTGACCCTGCTGCCGACGTACCTCATCGCCAGCCGGCTCGGCATGGTGGACACCTACTACGGCCTGATCGTGCCGGCCATCGCCGGGCCGCTCGGGGTCTACCTGCTGCGGCAGTTCATCCTCAAGATCCCCGAGTCGCTGATGGACGCCGCGCGCATCGACGGCGCCTCGCAGATGCGGATCTTCCGCAGCGTGGTACTGCCGCTGTGCCTGCAGCCGATGGCCGTGCTCTCCATCTTCGTGTTCGTGGCCAACTGGAACAGTTTCCTGTGGCCGTTGCTGATGGCGCAGTCGGACGAGCTGAAGACGATCACCGTGGGGATGGCCACCAACAACACCCAGTTCTCCCAGAACATCAACGGGACCATGGCGATGGCGATGTTGAGCCTGCTGCCGATGGCGGCGCTGTTCCTCGCGTTCCAGCGGTACTTCATCCGTGGCGTGCTGGCCGGGGCGTTCAAGGGCTGA
- a CDS encoding carbohydrate ABC transporter permease, translating to MPARLSPAARRTSRAGRLRRALLDLSQALPFLLPKTVVFGLFVLLPFGYTILLTFQEGSLLGGLTFAGLENYRSVVSDGLFRQTLVNTAVFMLICVPLTLVVTLLVGMLLSSSLPGMSAYRTLIYLPSLLSIVATGLIWKIMVDSEYGPVHALFAQGLGIEIAWLTDGTTAMVFLAMITLWSTCGFYSIIFMAGFNNIPPDVLEAARIDGASGWRLFTTIKLPLIRPVLQLVLILVTINSIQVFDLVYVLTNGGPGTATYTAMWYIYQSAFNGGSMSYAATMSIVLLLVTAVISVVFIGRTRSDGADHE from the coding sequence GTGCCGGCGCGTCTCTCCCCGGCCGCCCGGCGCACGTCCCGGGCCGGCCGGCTGCGTCGCGCGCTGCTCGACCTGTCCCAGGCGCTGCCCTTCCTGCTCCCCAAGACCGTCGTGTTCGGGCTGTTCGTGCTGCTGCCGTTCGGCTACACGATCCTCCTGACCTTCCAGGAGGGCTCGCTGCTCGGCGGGCTGACCTTCGCCGGGCTGGAGAACTACCGGAGCGTGGTGAGCGACGGGCTGTTCCGGCAGACCCTGGTGAACACCGCGGTGTTCATGCTGATCTGTGTGCCGCTCACGCTCGTGGTGACGTTGCTGGTGGGAATGCTGCTGTCCAGTTCCCTCCCGGGGATGAGCGCCTACCGCACCCTGATCTACCTGCCCTCGCTGCTGTCCATCGTGGCGACCGGGCTCATCTGGAAGATCATGGTGGACTCCGAGTACGGCCCGGTGCACGCGCTGTTCGCCCAGGGGCTCGGCATCGAGATCGCGTGGCTGACCGACGGCACCACGGCCATGGTCTTCCTCGCCATGATCACCCTCTGGAGCACCTGCGGCTTCTACTCGATCATCTTCATGGCCGGCTTCAACAACATCCCGCCCGACGTGCTGGAGGCGGCCCGGATCGACGGCGCGTCCGGCTGGCGGCTGTTCACCACGATCAAGCTGCCGTTGATCCGCCCGGTGCTCCAGCTGGTGCTGATCCTGGTCACGATCAACAGCATCCAGGTGTTCGACCTGGTGTACGTGCTGACCAACGGCGGTCCGGGCACGGCCACCTACACCGCTATGTGGTACATCTACCAGAGCGCCTTCAACGGCGGCTCGATGTCGTACGCCGCCACGATGAGCATCGTTCTGCTGCTCGTCACGGCCGTCATCTCGGTCGTCTTCATCGGCCGTACCCGATCGGATGGTGCCGACCATGAGTGA
- a CDS encoding ABC transporter substrate-binding protein, producing the protein MAQNGLEAAIGRRRFLALAGAAGGAAALAGCGGGGGSSSGGGVTYWVPPNTELSLMQGFLGQIKTGYQQKHSGSKLDSVLVPWEEALTKYTAAFSGGNPPDVTYQIIPWMNKWRTTGALADFRSLDKGFTEKFVNGVNPDYVKAAEGTKGELLGLPYVGGYWVLVVNEAVWEKAGKPAPPKTYDEMIPFAQAMTFDKKGRKLGESGYDARNVEHYGMAWAPSPPIQDNYLWHYFWSFGSDYISADGKDIGFNNDAGRAALQHMKAMVDSGAATPPNLYTEDERWRAAVMAGKCGMAWSEGFTQEYAQKYPNLRIKVLAPPAGPGGAYVVGACGFLSVAAKSKNKTAALDLVKYLVDEKPLQDFNKLILAKPVRPQPSDYYDGLSDPRMTRFMNEAAPLSKFVKTTRILPYQPQEYLMGKVNDYLVGRQGLDAMIDEASKQIKQMAKAAK; encoded by the coding sequence ATGGCACAGAACGGGCTGGAAGCGGCCATCGGCCGTCGGCGGTTTCTCGCCTTGGCCGGTGCGGCGGGCGGTGCCGCCGCCCTCGCCGGCTGTGGCGGCGGTGGCGGGTCCTCGTCGGGCGGAGGCGTCACCTACTGGGTGCCGCCGAACACGGAACTCTCTCTCATGCAGGGCTTCCTCGGCCAGATCAAGACCGGATACCAGCAGAAGCACTCGGGGTCCAAGCTGGACAGCGTACTGGTCCCGTGGGAGGAGGCGCTCACCAAATACACCGCGGCCTTCTCCGGTGGCAACCCGCCCGACGTGACCTACCAGATCATCCCGTGGATGAACAAGTGGCGCACCACCGGCGCGCTGGCCGACTTCCGGTCCCTGGACAAGGGCTTCACCGAGAAGTTCGTGAACGGCGTCAACCCCGACTACGTCAAGGCCGCCGAGGGCACCAAGGGTGAACTGCTCGGCCTGCCCTACGTCGGCGGCTACTGGGTGCTCGTGGTCAACGAGGCCGTCTGGGAGAAGGCGGGCAAGCCGGCGCCGCCGAAGACGTATGACGAGATGATCCCGTTCGCCCAGGCGATGACCTTCGACAAGAAGGGGCGCAAGCTGGGGGAAAGCGGGTACGACGCACGCAACGTCGAGCACTACGGGATGGCCTGGGCGCCGTCCCCGCCGATCCAGGACAACTACCTCTGGCACTACTTCTGGAGCTTCGGCTCCGACTACATCTCGGCGGACGGGAAGGACATCGGCTTCAACAACGACGCCGGTCGAGCCGCACTCCAGCACATGAAGGCGATGGTGGACTCCGGCGCCGCCACTCCGCCGAACCTCTACACGGAGGACGAACGCTGGCGGGCCGCGGTGATGGCCGGCAAGTGCGGGATGGCCTGGTCGGAGGGCTTCACCCAGGAATATGCCCAGAAGTACCCCAACCTGCGGATCAAGGTGTTGGCACCCCCGGCCGGTCCCGGCGGCGCGTACGTCGTGGGCGCCTGCGGCTTCCTGTCGGTGGCCGCCAAGAGCAAGAACAAGACCGCCGCGCTCGACCTGGTCAAGTACCTGGTCGACGAGAAGCCGCTGCAGGACTTCAACAAGCTGATCCTGGCCAAGCCGGTGCGCCCCCAGCCGAGCGACTACTACGACGGGCTCAGCGATCCGCGGATGACCAGGTTCATGAACGAGGCGGCCCCCCTGTCGAAGTTCGTCAAGACCACCCGGATCCTCCCCTACCAGCCACAGGAGTACCTGATGGGCAAGGTCAACGACTACCTGGTCGGCCGGCAGGGGCTCGACGCCATGATCGACGAGGCGTCCAAGCAGATCAAGCAGATGGCCAAGGCGGCGAAGTGA
- a CDS encoding cupin domain-containing protein, whose product MSARVRRHLILRAGFRTDGKEASRMSGLIVPAGQGRKLITKAQEITFKVTGKDGSSASSFEVVVPPGFDVGAHTHQRSQEFFYILEGELDLLAFEPIEKTGDNWQEWESSAGDRVVRAGPGSCMFVPPGCPHAFRNATDEPARMLFQSYPSPDHEHYFEEIAEIFSAGRSVDSGAVQRMRERYDVSQITPLRYGPPALPNPRPATEREA is encoded by the coding sequence GTGAGTGCGCGGGTGCGTCGACACCTCATCCTGCGCGCGGGATTTCGTACCGACGGCAAGGAAGCGAGTCGCATGAGTGGTCTTATTGTCCCGGCCGGTCAAGGGCGGAAACTGATCACCAAGGCACAGGAGATCACCTTCAAGGTCACAGGAAAGGACGGCTCCTCGGCCTCCTCCTTCGAGGTGGTCGTTCCGCCTGGATTCGACGTGGGGGCGCACACCCATCAGCGCTCGCAGGAGTTCTTCTACATTCTGGAAGGGGAGCTCGACCTGCTGGCGTTCGAGCCGATCGAAAAGACCGGGGACAACTGGCAGGAGTGGGAGTCATCCGCTGGAGACCGGGTCGTCCGCGCGGGACCGGGCAGCTGCATGTTCGTTCCACCCGGATGCCCGCACGCGTTCAGGAACGCCACCGACGAGCCGGCGCGCATGCTGTTCCAGAGCTACCCGTCACCCGATCACGAGCATTACTTCGAGGAGATCGCGGAGATCTTCTCAGCCGGCCGGTCCGTCGATTCCGGCGCCGTGCAGCGGATGCGTGAGCGTTACGACGTCAGCCAGATCACGCCGCTTCGCTACGGACCGCCCGCGCTCCCGAATCCCCGGCCGGCGACAGAACGTGAAGCGTAG
- a CDS encoding DegT/DnrJ/EryC1/StrS family aminotransferase: protein MDVIPLVHASLGKRELAAVEEVFASDWPAGQGPRGKALERELAERFGIGEAVALSSCAAALHLGLLALGAGPGDEVIVADYTFPAPAHAVRHVDAEPVFADARADTGTVDPQAVADLIGPRTVGVIAVDTVGLPADYAELRSIADRHGLFLIEDAACAVGATYRGRPAGALAPVACLSFHGRKGITSGEGGALLTTDPALAADVRLRSSFGIGGIVEQSRVIGLPIPEFTETGYNYKLSDIAAAILQVQLGRIEELLDRRRAVAARYAELLKDEELLTLPHVPPDRTHAWQSYMVTLAPGVDRAGVAADLRARGIGCGHGTWASHLQPVYETKQTCPVSADLFQRNLAIPMHAELTPDQVERVADVLRDALRDHARPRAS from the coding sequence ATGGATGTGATACCGCTGGTGCACGCGAGTTTGGGCAAGCGGGAGCTCGCGGCCGTCGAGGAGGTGTTCGCCTCCGACTGGCCGGCGGGTCAGGGCCCGCGCGGAAAGGCCCTGGAGCGGGAGCTGGCCGAGCGTTTCGGGATCGGTGAGGCGGTCGCGTTGAGCAGCTGCGCCGCCGCGCTGCACCTGGGCCTGCTCGCGCTCGGCGCCGGGCCGGGCGACGAGGTGATCGTCGCCGACTACACGTTCCCGGCTCCCGCCCACGCGGTGCGCCACGTCGACGCGGAGCCGGTCTTCGCCGACGCGCGCGCCGACACCGGCACCGTGGACCCGCAGGCGGTGGCCGACCTGATCGGACCGCGGACGGTGGGCGTGATCGCCGTGGACACGGTCGGCCTGCCCGCCGACTACGCGGAACTGAGATCGATCGCGGACCGCCACGGCCTGTTCCTCATCGAGGATGCCGCATGCGCCGTCGGGGCGACCTACCGGGGACGTCCGGCGGGTGCGCTGGCACCGGTCGCCTGCCTGTCCTTCCACGGACGCAAGGGCATCACCAGCGGTGAAGGCGGAGCCCTGCTCACCACCGATCCCGCGCTGGCCGCGGACGTGCGGCTGCGGTCGTCCTTCGGCATCGGGGGCATCGTCGAACAGTCGCGGGTCATCGGCCTGCCGATCCCGGAGTTCACCGAAACCGGCTACAACTACAAGCTGTCCGATATCGCTGCCGCGATCCTTCAGGTCCAGCTGGGCCGGATCGAGGAACTGCTGGACCGCCGGCGCGCGGTGGCGGCGCGCTACGCCGAACTGCTCAAGGACGAAGAGCTCCTCACGCTTCCCCACGTACCGCCGGACCGTACCCACGCCTGGCAGTCCTACATGGTGACGCTGGCACCGGGCGTGGACCGGGCGGGCGTCGCGGCCGACCTGCGTGCCCGGGGTATCGGCTGCGGGCACGGCACGTGGGCGAGCCACTTGCAGCCCGTCTACGAGACGAAGCAGACGTGCCCGGTGTCGGCGGATCTCTTCCAGCGCAACCTCGCGATCCCCATGCACGCCGAGCTCACCCCGGACCAGGTCGAGAGGGTCGCGGACGTCCTGCGGGACGCGCTGCGCGACCACGCGCGTCCGCGTGCGAGCTAG
- the wrbA gene encoding NAD(P)H:quinone oxidoreductase → MEPVNAAIIYYSSTGTVHALAVAAAEGAEKAGARVRLRKVPELAPPEAIDANPAWARHARDTADIAEAALDDLVWADAVLFGTPTRFGNPSMQIKAFIDTTGGLWRQGGRLAGKVYSAFTSTGTAHGGQESTILALGNVFYHWGGIIVPPGYTDPVQFELGNPYGTSHRAADGPPGEVPLKAAGYQARRAVDVAAALKAGRFA, encoded by the coding sequence ATGGAACCTGTGAACGCCGCGATCATCTACTACAGCTCGACCGGCACGGTGCACGCCCTGGCGGTGGCCGCCGCCGAGGGCGCGGAGAAGGCCGGCGCGCGCGTACGGCTGCGCAAGGTCCCCGAGCTGGCTCCGCCGGAGGCGATCGACGCCAACCCGGCCTGGGCCCGGCACGCGCGGGACACGGCGGACATCGCCGAGGCCGCCCTGGACGACCTGGTGTGGGCCGACGCGGTGCTGTTCGGCACACCCACCCGTTTCGGCAACCCGTCCATGCAGATCAAGGCGTTCATCGACACCACCGGCGGCCTGTGGCGGCAGGGCGGCCGGCTCGCCGGCAAGGTGTACTCGGCCTTCACCTCGACCGGCACCGCCCACGGGGGACAGGAGTCCACCATCCTGGCGCTGGGAAACGTGTTCTACCACTGGGGCGGCATCATCGTTCCTCCCGGTTACACCGACCCCGTCCAGTTCGAGCTCGGCAATCCCTATGGCACCTCCCACCGCGCCGCCGACGGCCCCCCGGGAGAGGTGCCCCTGAAGGCGGCCGGCTACCAGGCCCGGCGCGCCGTCGACGTCGCGGCCGCCCTCAAGGCCGGCCGCTTCGCCTGA
- a CDS encoding class I adenylate-forming enzyme family protein produces the protein MKGSIVYKSIQKRGLHIGLLPEMAAAVNASTPITLDHDLDALPEAGRRLTVSDLADHVCDLAARLWAAGVRPGGYVVVHKTANADVWVLAAAVSRIGAVPVMLSPALDATTVGTLIERVGRPYLLTDERKLDALAGLPLADLVERPIIVAGDRPGTESLARLAGAPRVAPVVRPIDEAAVITHTSGTTGVPKLVVHTPRTQGIRLRPQWRLLSLMRRKETVAIHISFVHSRMVAAMALALLQEMPVLLMNESAPDTVAELFCEHRPGFIEALPNSLMEWEELAGDPRRPFASVKYFSCTFDAIHPRTMSRLLKSSARRGALFFQIYGQSEVGPAVGRAYLRNSAHRANGRCVGWMMPLGCAKVRLVSRDGNPVSERNPGYIEVAWPGLAKTYFAEQERYDENRTGGWWRTGDVGYRTRFGCLHMLDREVDMILGLRSSLEVEDLLLGELDELSELVVVKGPRSEPIPVLCTTDDRPLDRDRWRAAVAGFPQLADPIQIPRAELPRTATLKVQRIALSHRLEEELKGRA, from the coding sequence ATGAAGGGTTCCATCGTCTACAAATCCATACAGAAGCGCGGTCTCCACATCGGCCTGCTGCCGGAGATGGCCGCGGCGGTCAACGCTTCGACGCCGATCACCCTCGATCACGACCTGGACGCCCTCCCCGAGGCGGGCCGGCGCCTGACGGTGTCCGACCTCGCCGACCACGTGTGCGACCTGGCGGCCCGCCTGTGGGCGGCCGGTGTCCGGCCCGGCGGGTACGTCGTGGTCCACAAGACCGCCAACGCCGACGTCTGGGTGCTCGCCGCCGCGGTGTCCCGGATCGGGGCGGTTCCCGTGATGCTGTCGCCCGCCCTGGACGCCACGACCGTCGGCACACTGATCGAGCGGGTGGGCCGGCCGTACCTGCTCACCGACGAGCGCAAGCTCGACGCGCTGGCCGGGCTGCCCCTGGCGGATCTCGTCGAACGGCCGATCATCGTCGCCGGTGACCGGCCGGGGACGGAGTCGCTCGCCAGGCTCGCCGGGGCGCCCCGGGTCGCGCCGGTGGTCCGGCCCATCGACGAGGCGGCCGTGATCACTCACACCTCCGGCACCACCGGGGTTCCCAAGCTCGTCGTGCACACGCCCCGCACCCAGGGCATCCGGCTCAGACCGCAGTGGCGGCTCCTCTCCCTGATGCGAAGGAAGGAGACCGTGGCCATCCACATCTCCTTCGTGCACTCGCGGATGGTCGCGGCGATGGCCCTGGCGCTCCTCCAGGAGATGCCGGTGCTGCTCATGAACGAGTCCGCCCCCGACACGGTCGCGGAACTGTTCTGCGAACACCGGCCGGGGTTCATCGAGGCGCTGCCCAACTCGCTCATGGAATGGGAGGAACTGGCCGGCGACCCGCGCAGGCCGTTCGCGTCGGTGAAGTACTTCAGCTGCACGTTCGACGCCATCCACCCCAGGACGATGAGCCGGCTCCTCAAGTCGTCCGCACGGCGAGGCGCGCTGTTCTTCCAGATCTACGGGCAGAGCGAGGTCGGTCCCGCGGTCGGCCGCGCCTACCTCCGCAACTCCGCCCACCGGGCGAACGGGCGCTGCGTCGGCTGGATGATGCCGCTGGGGTGCGCGAAGGTCCGCCTGGTGAGCCGGGACGGCAACCCGGTGTCGGAGCGGAATCCCGGCTACATCGAGGTCGCGTGGCCCGGCCTGGCGAAGACCTACTTCGCCGAGCAGGAGCGGTACGACGAGAACCGTACCGGCGGCTGGTGGCGCACCGGGGACGTCGGGTACCGCACCCGGTTCGGCTGCCTGCACATGCTCGACCGCGAGGTGGACATGATCCTCGGGTTGCGCAGCTCGCTGGAGGTCGAGGATCTCCTGCTCGGCGAGCTGGACGAGCTGAGCGAGCTCGTCGTGGTGAAGGGACCGAGGTCCGAGCCGATCCCGGTGCTCTGCACCACCGACGACAGGCCCCTGGACCGGGACCGCTGGCGCGCGGCCGTCGCCGGCTTCCCCCAGCTGGCCGACCCGATCCAGATACCGCGGGCCGAGCTGCCGCGGACCGCCACGCTGAAGGTGCAGCGGATCGCACTGTCCCACCGGCTCGAGGAAGAACTGAAGGGCCGGGCATGA
- a CDS encoding methyltransferase has protein sequence MTPEATLARFRDYMVGPTRFMTLLSCFELGVIDSLRERPGMTAAELGDATGAKPEAVEQLLFLLVKEGFIAYDEGSAAYTLAALADVPERDLKRALAYMNMIKVVALRQLFHLTESARTGTLVGLKELYGAEGTLYGAVAEHRDLRESWATLMDTVTANIDPWFFANIDMPSGAQVLDLAGNTGLGAINAHRMKPVPGLRVTVFDLPEKEEECLENFRAHGVEEYCSFIGGDVFDGTPKGFDVVLIKHFLDMFDKASVIEILRSVNGSLEVGGQVNILVPVYPENIEDTDNYNVDFFPAFFIGCTMGQGGPQKLSTYRSWLEECGFTVTRAVTKDPAELPPDVIPVPAVLCATKTD, from the coding sequence ATGACTCCGGAAGCCACGCTCGCGCGTTTTCGCGACTACATGGTGGGACCCACGCGATTCATGACGCTGCTGTCCTGCTTCGAGCTCGGCGTCATCGACTCCCTGCGGGAGCGGCCGGGCATGACGGCGGCCGAGCTCGGCGACGCGACCGGGGCCAAGCCGGAAGCCGTGGAACAGCTCCTGTTCCTGCTGGTCAAAGAGGGATTCATCGCCTACGACGAAGGCTCCGCCGCCTACACCCTGGCCGCCCTCGCCGATGTCCCCGAACGCGATCTCAAGCGCGCGCTCGCCTACATGAACATGATCAAGGTCGTCGCTCTCAGGCAGCTCTTCCACCTCACCGAGAGCGCCCGGACCGGCACCCTCGTCGGGCTGAAAGAGCTCTACGGGGCCGAGGGAACCCTGTACGGGGCGGTGGCCGAGCACAGGGATCTGCGCGAGTCCTGGGCGACGTTGATGGACACCGTCACGGCGAACATCGATCCCTGGTTCTTCGCGAACATCGACATGCCGTCCGGCGCGCAGGTGCTCGACCTCGCCGGGAACACCGGCCTCGGAGCGATCAACGCCCACCGGATGAAGCCCGTGCCCGGGCTCCGCGTGACGGTGTTCGACCTTCCGGAGAAGGAGGAGGAGTGCCTGGAGAACTTCCGGGCGCACGGCGTGGAGGAGTACTGCTCATTCATCGGCGGTGATGTCTTCGACGGAACACCAAAGGGTTTCGACGTCGTCCTGATCAAACACTTCCTGGACATGTTCGACAAGGCTTCCGTGATCGAGATCCTGAGGTCGGTCAACGGGTCACTGGAGGTCGGCGGCCAGGTGAACATCCTGGTGCCCGTGTATCCGGAGAACATCGAGGACACCGACAACTACAACGTCGACTTCTTCCCGGCCTTCTTCATCGGCTGCACGATGGGGCAGGGCGGGCCCCAGAAGCTCTCGACCTACCGGAGCTGGCTCGAAGAGTGCGGGTTCACGGTGACCAGGGCGGTGACCAAGGATCCCGCCGAGCTGCCGCCGGACGTCATTCCGGTGCCGGCCGTCCTGTGCGCCACGAAGACCGACTGA